The region TCATATATTTTTGTTCAACAAAGGTCAACATCTGTTGTAAAGAAAGTgtatttttcttaaattttACGATGAAACGCAACATAACACGTGTATATTACCAACCAACATCTGCCATAAAGGATGTAGATGTGAATTATATCTATCCAATTAGTTTAAGACAGTGGACCACCATAGGGCAACAAAATGAACTGCAACAATGCCAATCTCTTagtttaaaattaattttaccTGAGTTAAAAGGTTTGAATAACACATCTACATTTACCTTTGACAGATATTGCATGAATTTGTATCCAAGCGAAGCTCTTACACTAGTGTCATAGGACCACTTTCTTTTGATGCAAAAATCGGAAAATATGAATACAGTATAATTTTAACTCTTCcttaaaattacacaaaaacacaaaaaagcagAACCTACACATATTATCACACAATTGTCCACAAAAGACTCCAAACAAAAGTATGATTTTCATCAATATGTTGGACATGGTGCAGCTGCGTGTTTGGTTCCACAGAGGATTACTctgttttgatatttgaaaaCACAGCATTGACTCATTCGGTTTGTTACATTGTTGGATGACCAAACTAAACTCTATTCAATTTTGTACATATTGCTGACCCGAGAGTATGACTGAGCAGACCCAATCAGCTCAACACGCTTACCTTCTGAGAGGCTTCCCTTTTCCTTTTGTcgtcttttttccttttcttgtcTTCCATGAACTACTGCTCCTGTCCTGATACTCCTTTCTTCGAGAGGAAAGacgacataaaaaaaaaatcagacgaTCCCATCACcattttaaaaatcattgaGTGCTCCTTTGTCCAAGTAATGTATTTTAACTGCAAGGTACATCACTGCTCCTGTTGACTGCAGCTAAGATCAAGGGGAAAGACAACATCCCAGTTGCTATATGGCTATGTGAGCCTTCATTCATCTATGTGGTTTAGCATCAATGGAGTGCAtgcttgattgaattaatcATTGTTGCTGGAGCTAAGAATACTCTTGGATATGTGGGCAACAAACAGTTATTATCCCGATCAGAAGCATGCAGCACACTGTAAGCTGATCACTAGTGGGTTGAACAAATTTAGATGGTTTACAAGAGGTATGacttcagacatgcactgaactcgacagttcctctgtattttctccggaggaggtgcatgtgtgaacgcaaatgtcagagtaagATGCTCCGCAATTTCTGCAGACTTTTCTCCACCGGGCCTCCCTGTATAACGCTCATAGAAATTCAGGAGAACACAGGACCCCGGCTGGATTCACTGCGAGCGAGTGTGCAGATTAACTGCagatgtaaaaaatgaaaaacaaaataatgcgAAGCCCCACActtagaagacacagacgaagatgtcaagagagtttgtgttgataagagctgacgacagtgtctgtgtgttgtcacgaaaatcacgtgatctcctCAGTGGAGTTAATGCGtcgcttcctgcctctgtctgcacccggctgctccacctcttgtctgaataatgtggaggatttgttgcagTTAAgaagagaacctcctgctgcgttgtgcatgtgtgaaaggcaaaactACTCAGCCAATGCTCCAgattttacccacaggtcatgtctgaaaacggctctaGTCAGCCAGCTCATCTTGCCAGCAGACTGACTGGATCTGCATGTGGTCAGCTGAAGGTTTGAGACCCATGCTTGTGCTTAAATAACTAAATCCTAACAATGGCTGTGGATCAGGAGGGACAAACAGTGGGCTAATGCTTCTTGGACACAGGCCAGAACTGATAGCTCCTGGTCAGGTAGCCTGGGCCAGGGTGTCTGAAGTTGAAATCCCAAAACACTCAATCACCCCAGGTACTATCACTGTCCGAGTGCACAACAAGATGAATGTTGCAgccaagctgctttcagacatccaCTAAACTCCAGACAATTTACTAAAAATTTCCAGAGAGGCTGTacgtgagaacacaaatgtctgagggagttgctctggacattttctagaACTTTTTCAGCCAGCCCCTGTGTAAaatttccacaaaatgtcaaacttagCCGATGTCTGAAAAAAATCCAACCAATTGATTGGGTGTGTTAAGACATTTCTAAtatgcaacagatgcaaaacttaaaaaacaaaaagaattcaAACATCTCTGGCTGAAAAAGAAGCGCCATACACATAGTCAGCACATAGAGCAGACCAAGATTTGAAAACAACAAGATTCAACAGCTTTGGGTGATTCCGGCTGCCGCCAGTGTTATGTTGTAAAACAGAATGAATACGCCATGTCCTGTCTCTTACATGCTCGCCCCAAGTGCCACCCCTAACAATGTCCTGTTCTGGACATGATCCTGCTGTTGTGAAAGCATTTGAGCAGGTCAATCTCCTGCTGAGTTTTTTCATCTGTGAAAAGGCAAATCCAATtttccggacattttctggagttcatgtctaatATCAGCTCAAGATGGAGTGTGAGCAAGTCTTCAGGGTTCTACTCTTTGATAGCTGAGAGTCAAGACGTGTGCAATCCAGGAACACCAAATCATGCACTGTCACTAGGATCCTTAATAAaggatcagagcagactgggcaaATCATACTAACATTATGTCTGACAGAGACATTCACTGTTCACTTGGCATTAACAGACTAATAGGCTTAGAAAATGTTGTCACTCAAATGCAATGCAGCCAGGAATGCACTTATTTAAGACAACAGTACAAGATATGGCAACAACCAGAATTCCCACAGGATATTAATCATCATATCaccacaataaaatgtaaatcgTGTGTTGCTTAAGAGAGCACAATGTTTGTGAACGTCGGTGTGTGTCTTTAGCTGGATTTCGCTCATTGCATTTTCAGGACGCAGGATTCACAGCGTCAAGGAAACGAAACCAACATCCTCCAACCTGAACATTTCTGACCTAAAGCCTGACAGATCAGAAACATGTACCGATTGTTACGAGCTGTCAAATCTGCATTCACCTCTGTCCAGCTACCCTTCAAATCACGACCACTGGCTAGTGTTAGCGTTGTGTTAGCGAGCACCACAGTTCATAGCCAGCTGGTGTCACGGTGTTTTAATATCTGACTTTTCTTGAGCTAAAGCCACAAACGATTGCAAAAAAGGCCCACAGAGGCAGTGGTGGTTAAAGTCGCTGAAACTGATCCGCGTCTGAACGGAAATAGCAAAGCGACAATTTTGATAGCAGCGGCTGATGAAATTTATCGTCGATCGCCAACATCAACGAGTGTCCATACTCGAAAATGCAGAGAAACAGAACAACACGCAAACGATCGACGTGTTAACAACATTAACCTGGTTACCGCTGTTCTTTTAGCAAGTACATCCACAGCTCTGCTAATACACATCCACAGATACTGCAGCATCGGCGCTAACGCTGTCGGACATTAGCTATCCGGGTAAGCTAACTAACCTACTGACAGGCTAACGGCGTTAGCTTGGATAGCGAGCGTTTGCACTTGATTAACGAACAGTTGTGTAGCGGTcatttcacatgcacacacacatacacatacacacacgacGGCATTGCAAACACCCAGGagcacacaagcacacgtcCGGCTACTCACCTTAAGAATCACATATGAAGAAGAGCTAGCGGCGCTAGCTTAGCTAAAGTGCTTCAGTGCGAATTTTTCTTTTCTAGCTTTTTGAGGCATTCGTCGAGGCTACGAGAACAGCGACGCCCGAGCGGAGAAGTCAAGTAAGTGGTGGAAAACACAAGCGCAACGAGCTACCGGTGCGTAAATAAGTACTAACGTTGTAATGGTGTAAACCCGAATGTGCAGAAGAATTTGAATTTCAAAGCGCTGTGGAGTCAGTCAGTTGACGGGCGGCCATTTTGCTGCTCAGTATGAAGCGTCTCCAATGGGCCGCCTGTGGCAGCTGCGTGGAAGCTCTGTGACTGGCTGCTTCCTCTGAGAGGGATGcagcgtgcgcacacacacacacacacacacacacacacacacacacacacacacacacacacacacacacacacacacacacacacacttcttgaCCTTCATAAACTTTTCACTGTGCAGACCATCACCCCCCCTAAATACAACATCCAATAATAATCTCAATCAGAAAAAACACCGCTGTGATCCCCTGATCCGCCATCGGCTCCGGCCTTCCTCTTGACAGCATGGGCCCGAGGAAGAGAGGagcgaggaagaggaaaagtgaAGAGGATctggaaggagagaaggaaggagaggagaaaaaagaggaggccgatcagagaggagaaaggacTCGTGGAACCAAGAAGTACATCGGTGCTCATGTTGGGATTCAAGGTAACATGTATACTCAAATTTATCAATGCTCatttgcacatttttaatttgcattgttttcatttcagtttgagattctatttttttatttctcagtgtatTTACTTGCTGCTTCTGCTTAGTTTTTAGattcttgtgttctacttcatTGCTGCTCACTGCTTACCTTAGTAGTTagttttgtttcctctcatgtACCTCATGTTTTGGAATAACAATAATCTTCTGGAATCTTGAATTTCTAATGACATCCTCCCCCTTCAAGTAttcactcaacacacacacacacacacacatacacactcatagtTCTTGTGCTGTGTCCTCAGGTGGAATATGGAAAGCAGTGGAGGCCTGCACAGAGATTGGTGGCAGCAGCTTTGCTCTGTTTCTAGGCTCCCAGCGCACATGGAGGAGGCCTGCCCTGGACCAGACAGCTGCAGCCAAGTTTCGGGAGCAAGTTTCCCTCCAAGGGTTCGACCCAGCTCACATCCTGCCTCACGGGTCCTACCTGATGAACTGTGGGTCTCCAAGAGGGTTTGTGATGGATTTCTCACGCTGTTTACCTGCCCTtgttttgcattatttattcCCTCTCTCCAACTTCTCCTCTGACAACCTCCTCTGGTTCGTGTTTCACCCCCTCAgatgtgtttgagaagagccAGGCCCTGCTGGTGGAGGAGCTCAGCCGCTGCAGCCTCCTGGGACTCAACCTCTACAACTTCCACCCCGGATCCTCGCTGGGCTCCATCACCACTGAGCAGTGTGTGGAGAAAATAGCCGGTGCTATTAACCACGCTCACCAGCAAACACCTGCTGTGGTTACAGGTACAGGGGGTGCACAAAATAACAGAGCACACAGCACTATAAAGTATCATCAAAGTAAAtactagggctgggcaataaaacaaaatcaatatatGTCACAATTTAATTTGATCAATAGAAAGAGCAGTgaaagcacagtgaggaggtataataTATAATTGATCCAAcaaatttgtaaaatgtttgtaatctctgctcataaagaagaatttaaaacTGCAACCTGTACTCAGGAGCAAAAAAGTATTTGCatctaaaagaaataataatgttacaTTTAAAGTGATAATTATCCATATGgactgatatgaacattttcattCTGAAATAATTCTTGGCCGTATTGAACAGCCTTAGTAAATACCCACTGGTAAAGCTTATAATATCTGGAAACTCTTGACTGTCAAATGCGCTGCTTCAGATTGGCTGTATGGCTGTTGTATTAAAACGTCTGATTAAATTGCCACATTTGTGCCTGTTGAGTGATCTTCAACACATGGTGGAATTGCTGTAAAACATAATTACAAAGATGAGTACTATAACAGTCCATATTCAGTTAAATTAGCGGTTTTAACAAAGGTCTTGTAGCTACTTATAAAAAACTGTAGAAAGAAATACAGGAACTTCAAAACGTAAAAATAACATAACGTAAAATGAGGTCAGATAGTCAGTGGGGCTGATTTCCACATTTCATTGATAATTTGCATGATGCAAGAGAACACACAAATATTATCTGTGGGTTAAATCATTTTGCATGTAATTAATAAAATGAGGCTTCAATATGTTTTGTACCTCTTGAGGAGGATTCATATTTTACCATCACTGCCTCATACAAAACTATTTTGACCTCACATTGACCTGTTTGCCTTAACAAGTAACTAGTTGCCTGCAGGCTTGACAGCACTGTTGCGTTACATTTGATTCATGGCACCGACCACAGTCTTTATACCATAACATACCCTAAATGCCACTGGTATGAAGAGTATATGTTACAGTGGAATGTCTGCAAATACACTAAAGTAGTAGCAAAGAGGGCTGTGCAAACATATCAATCTAGTATATTGTGGCAGGTCGACGGTCTTACCTTTGTCCCCTCCTAGTGTTGGAGAACATGAGCGGTCAGGGCAGCACCTTGGGCGGAAAGTTCTCGGAGCTGAAAAGCATCATAGACAAAGTGAGAGACCAGACCAGAGTTGGAGTGTGTCTCGATACCTGCCACGCCTTCGCAGCAGGTAAGGTTCACCTTTTTGTCCGGTAAAGTCAGAAGAAGAACATTAGTGCACCATATCAAGTTTTGGgcgtttaaaaacaaattacttCTTGTACATTCTTCCGAAACATTCATCTTCTTTAAAGTCACACCTTCACTGAGGCTGCTTGATCTGGTGGAGAAGTGTGTGAATAGCTGCTggtggtgtttgttttgttcttctcGTCTCGGTAGGATATGACgtggcagcagagggaggagtgaGTGCCATGCTCGATGAGTTTGACCAGGAAGTGGGGCTCCATTTTCTCAAAGCCATCCACCTCAATGACTCTAAAGGTGTAGGCAGAAAACAAAGTCACATGCAGCTTTTAACACCGTTAACTACTTTTATTTATCTGATACTGTTTCAAAAAGAACTTTGTGTTTTGCCTTTAGCAGTAGATTGTCTGAATTAGATGCGTTCAGAACATTCAGGCAAAGGGAGGCTCCTGGGCAGAGAAAGCAGGAGACAGGACATGACATAGAttttgtttatagcacatcGAACATGGTTGGAGTAGAAGCTACTGACTCAGCCTTATCTAATTATcattccaagttgacatctttgtcagtgtcttctgtgtgaatagctcctcttttctcctgagatatttgcgttatcttccagttttgcatttgtgttgtgttgaaacttcatcaacacgcccacttgctTGATAATTTCCGGACATTTCACCAGGGGGAAACTCAGACTCAGACAGTTGCATTCTTACATACAGCCCctgtggaaaatgtctggaaaatatCCATacatcagtgcatgtctgaaagcagctaaacttgagatcatttttttctgaattcCACCTctaatttaaaatgataaacagtgtctttgttgtttccatGCAGGTAAACTGGGCTGCAACCTCGATCGCCATGAAGACGTCGGTAAAGGTCACATCGGAGTTTCTGCTTTCAGAGACATCGTCAATGAGCCGAGACTCGACAACATCCCCCTGATTCTGGAGACACCTGGGCGGTGAGATAAATGTGGTCACTCACAGCAGTGGAAGACCACAACAACATATCTGTCTATATTACTAAATAGGATTAAAGAGAGATGTTGATGATCTGAATATAATGAGACGAGTCAACTCAGTTGGCCTCGACCAGGGCTCTTGATATGAAGACTGGAGGGGATTGGAGAGAAGGAGGGTCGCAGCAAATCACTGAAATGACAACTGACAGTGAGacaaaacagatttaaacacaACAGGCATTAAAAGTCATCAAAAGTATTTAACAATGAATTTAAATTTCAAGGTTTGTCAGATATATTCGATcttcatctttaaatacagtctgtgatCTTCATACATGAgccatatttttttcttcaataaaaaggaaataagtTGTAACTCAATTGTTTTGTCCTTTTCCCACAGGCCAGGATTCGAGTATGCCGAGCAGATTGAATTTCTCTATTCCCTCTGtgagaaaaactaaacaaatatacatttaGGGATGAATTAACACTGGCAACGTGAACCCTGCAAAACCACAGAGAATTTAAGTTTTTGTCAAGAACCAAAGCGGATGAGGTGTTGGAGGCCGTTcccctttaaacacacacagaagttaTGTGGTTGTGTAATCACAATGTGAAACGTTTCAGCAAGTTATTTGTCTTTGATTGAACTCATTAAATAAACCTGTTGAGAGAATTTGCCTCGAGTGGGGTTGTGTTGATCAGAGAGAGCCAGTAGGGGgcagcaagaaaacacaaatgcagcacagacacaaaataagccCCTGAGTGTTTTGGTGTTTGATGAAGGCAAACATGGAGAAACGTTTATGACAGATA is a window of Paralichthys olivaceus isolate ysfri-2021 chromosome 21, ASM2471397v2, whole genome shotgun sequence DNA encoding:
- the LOC109627051 gene encoding probable endonuclease 4, producing the protein MGPRKRGARKRKSEEDLEGEKEGEEKKEEADQRGERTRGTKKYIGAHVGIQGGIWKAVEACTEIGGSSFALFLGSQRTWRRPALDQTAAAKFREQVSLQGFDPAHILPHGSYLMNCGSPRSDVFEKSQALLVEELSRCSLLGLNLYNFHPGSSLGSITTEQCVEKIAGAINHAHQQTPAVVTVLENMSGQGSTLGGKFSELKSIIDKVRDQTRVGVCLDTCHAFAAGYDVAAEGGVSAMLDEFDQEVGLHFLKAIHLNDSKGKLGCNLDRHEDVGKGHIGVSAFRDIVNEPRLDNIPLILETPGRPGFEYAEQIEFLYSLCEKN